Part of the Desulfuromonadales bacterium genome, CCCAGATGCGGGCCATTTCCTTGCGGGTATAGCGTTCGATCATCGGTTCAAGCTCCCTTTTTCAACATCAACTTATATGCTGGTCCCGAGTCCCGGGGCCAAAGTCCAAGGTCAAGGGTCATTGCCTTTAGTTTTGCCAATCACCAATTGCCAATCACGCATTCCCCGTGGCGAAACAGGTACTGGGATGGGCCTGGCAACCCAGGATGAGCTGCGGCTGGCAGAGATTTTGCCGGGCCAGAACTTCCCTGGCACAGGACTCGGCCAATCCCGGCTGGTTGTTGGCCTCGCTCAGATGCGCCAGAAAAACAGCCTCGAGGCCTTCCCAGAGGAGTTCCTGAAGAAGCTGCGCCGAGGCGGTGTTGGAGAGGTGTCCATGATTGGAGCGGATCCTCTGCTTCAGATGCCAGGGATAGGGGCCGTCCCGCAGCATTTCCTCGTCGTGATTGGCCTCGAGGATCAGCACCCGGCACCCCTTGAGGCGCTCCGCCACCAGCCGGGTGGCAATCCCGAGATCGGTGGCGATGCCTATTTTCCCCTCGGCCGACTCGATCGTGTAGCCGACCGGAGCCACGGCGTCATGGGTGATGGGAAAGGGTTCGATCTTCAGGTCGCGCCAGGCGAAAGCCACGGTGTCGTCGAACTCCCGCAGGTCATCCAGCCGCCCCGGGTCGGGCAACGCCCGGCGAGTGTCGACGTGCACGAAGACCGGCAACCGGCAGCTTCTCGCCAGCGGTCCCAGACCCCGGCAGTGGTCACTGTGCTCGTGGGTCACCAGCAGTGCGTCGAGTCCCGCTCCATCCGCGCCGATCAAGGTCAGACGGGACTTCAATTCCCGGGCCGAAAGGCCTGCATCGATCAGCAGGCGGGTATCCCGGCTTTCGACATAAACGGCGTTCCCCTTGCTCCCGCTGGCCAGCAGACAAACCCGCAACACATTCCTCCAGCCCCCCTCGGGCGCAGTCTATATACCGGAATTCCCCTGGCCGTTCAAGGGAAAAGCGGTTCTTCACCCTCGACGACTTCTGCATTCGCGGCGACCGCTGGGTGCAGAGGCAACAGAATATGGAATTCGCTGCCAGGATACCCATTGGGATCGAAACCCGGACTCTCCACCCATATTTCACCGCAGTGCATATCGATGATCCCTTTGACGATAGTGAGTCCAAGGCCGGTCCCCTTCCCCTTGAAGGCGACCTTGCCGGTGAAATGCTCCTCGATGTTTCCCGCCTCGTAAAATTTTTCGAAGACGTGGAGCTGATCTTCTTCGGAAATCCCGATTCCCGTATCGCGAATGACGATTTCCAGGTAAGGGTGCTGGACACTGTCAATCTGTCGCACCTGCGTTGCCGTAACGGGTTCTTCCGCCAACGGTGGCCGCAGGATCTGGGCCAGACGGGTCGAGACACTGACCGTCCCGCCGTCCGGCGTGAATTTGATGGCGTTGCCGACCACGTTGCTGATGACCTGGGTCAGACGGTCGGGATCACACTTCAGGGCCGGCAGTCCCGCCCCCAGGTCGAGCACCAGGGACTGCTTGCGCTGGGAGAAAAAGAACTCGAGCTCCTTGACCGCCTTGCGGATCACCTCGTTGAGGTCCATCCGCCGCCGGCGCAGGCGCAGACGGCGGCTGTCGAGCATGGACACGTCGATCATGTCGCGGACGATGTTGGAGAGCCGTTCGGCCGCGTCGGCAATATATTGCGCCATGGTCAGCACCGTACTGTCCACCCTGGAGGACATCTCGCCGAGAATGAGCTCGGAGTAACCGATGATCACCGTCAGCGGCGTTTTGAGCTCATGCGAGGCCACGCCCAGGAAAGAGTCCTTCATCTGGTTGAGGCGCTCCAGTTCCCGGGTGCTCTTTTCCAGGTTCTCCTTGATCTCCCGTTCGCGGGTGACGTCGCGGATGATGGACTGAACCATGCGCTTGCCGTCCCGGCCGAGCACCGGCGAACCGCGTACCCAACCGATGACGCGCCGATGATCCGTCGGATGCAAAAAATGGATTTCCGCCTCCTGCGATTCCCCCTGCAGGACCCGCAGATGCATGTCGTACTGCCCCTCCAGGTCTTCGATGCCAAGCGACTCCAGGACGGAGAACAGGTTGCGTCCTTCCACCTGCTCCCGGCTGATGCCGAAAAACGACTCGCCGGCCTTGTTGATCAGCACCAGGCGATCTTCCTCGTCACTGACCAGAATGGCGTCGCTGGCGTCCTCGAGCAGTGAACGGTACATTTCACGGCTGCGCCCCAACTCGGCGCTGATCTTCTCCTGGCGCTCATAGGAGTCCTGCAACTCCTTGTTGGTTTCCTCGAGTTCGCGATAACCGAGCTGAAGCTTTTCTTCTCGATCCTGCAACGAATTGGCCATCTCCTGCAGGGCCGCGCCCAGCTCGTTGAAATCCCGGGTCGTCATCGGCGGCACGGCCACCCTGAAATTACCCCCGGCGATCTCGCGGGCAATCGAACTGAGTCGGGAAATCGGCCCGATCAGGTCCCGCCTGGTGAACAGGACAACCAGAGTGAAGACAATCAGAAAGGCAACGCCCAGAATCATGACCGAACGCTGGAAAGCCTTGGTCGTACGCTCGTCGAGAACGGTTTCAGGAAAACCGATGCGGATCCGCCCGGCGAGGCGGCCATCGGCGGTGTGTATCGGTTCGGAAACGTCGTAATAGCGCCCCAGTCCCGGGAAGTTCAGAATGGCGGTCGATCGGTTGACAGTGGAGACGAACTCGATACTGTTGGTCAGATGAAAGGAAGGGTCGCTGGAATAGAGAGGAGTCCCCATCGCGTCTTCGATGAGGGCATAGCTGATTTCGGGATCGGTTCTGACGATCTCCTGGCAGCGGACGTTGATTCCCTCCATGTCGGCGAGGGGAATGCCGAGGCCCAGGACGTTCTCTACAGCCATCCGCAACCCGGACGCCAGGCTCTGGCTGCGCAGGATGATGCCGTCACGATAATCGCGACGGAACCCCTCGATATTCAACCCAGTATTGACCGCAATGGCCAATGTCAGGAGCAGAAAGGCGAATATCAGTATCCGCTTTTCCAGGGTGGCTTTCATCCGTTTGCGAGCCGTTAGCACCAAAGAGGGGGACTCTCTTCACGGGTACGGCAGGGATCTGCCCTGCCGGTTGATTTCTGCCCATTATACTGTAGTCTGTCACGACAGCGACGCGAAGCCATGGCTTTTTCCGATTGACCCGGCCGGCCCCATCCTGACGACAACCGCATTTAGATAGCACATCACCTGCAAAAGGGCAACAGCCCTTTCCCTCTTTTCCTGAAAAAGGGTTGACGCTCCGGAACCGATTCGTTATCATTCCGGACCACGAAACCCTGAGGAATTCAGGGGTGTTCATTCATTCAGTGCGGGTATTTCCCACATTCCCTTCGGGCGGAGGAGATGACTCAATGGCGGCCAAAGTTGCGATCAACG contains:
- a CDS encoding MBL fold metallo-hydrolase, whose translation is MLRVCLLASGSKGNAVYVESRDTRLLIDAGLSARELKSRLTLIGADGAGLDALLVTHEHSDHCRGLGPLARSCRLPVFVHVDTRRALPDPGRLDDLREFDDTVAFAWRDLKIEPFPITHDAVAPVGYTIESAEGKIGIATDLGIATRLVAERLKGCRVLILEANHDEEMLRDGPYPWHLKQRIRSNHGHLSNTASAQLLQELLWEGLEAVFLAHLSEANNQPGLAESCAREVLARQNLCQPQLILGCQAHPSTCFATGNA
- a CDS encoding ATP-binding protein; protein product: MKATLEKRILIFAFLLLTLAIAVNTGLNIEGFRRDYRDGIILRSQSLASGLRMAVENVLGLGIPLADMEGINVRCQEIVRTDPEISYALIEDAMGTPLYSSDPSFHLTNSIEFVSTVNRSTAILNFPGLGRYYDVSEPIHTADGRLAGRIRIGFPETVLDERTTKAFQRSVMILGVAFLIVFTLVVLFTRRDLIGPISRLSSIAREIAGGNFRVAVPPMTTRDFNELGAALQEMANSLQDREEKLQLGYRELEETNKELQDSYERQEKISAELGRSREMYRSLLEDASDAILVSDEEDRLVLINKAGESFFGISREQVEGRNLFSVLESLGIEDLEGQYDMHLRVLQGESQEAEIHFLHPTDHRRVIGWVRGSPVLGRDGKRMVQSIIRDVTREREIKENLEKSTRELERLNQMKDSFLGVASHELKTPLTVIIGYSELILGEMSSRVDSTVLTMAQYIADAAERLSNIVRDMIDVSMLDSRRLRLRRRRMDLNEVIRKAVKELEFFFSQRKQSLVLDLGAGLPALKCDPDRLTQVISNVVGNAIKFTPDGGTVSVSTRLAQILRPPLAEEPVTATQVRQIDSVQHPYLEIVIRDTGIGISEEDQLHVFEKFYEAGNIEEHFTGKVAFKGKGTGLGLTIVKGIIDMHCGEIWVESPGFDPNGYPGSEFHILLPLHPAVAANAEVVEGEEPLFP